From one Sphingomonas xanthus genomic stretch:
- the rplX gene encoding 50S ribosomal protein L24: protein MSAAKIRKGDKVVVLSGRDKGKTGDVLMSMPKDGKVVVSGVNIATRHRKPTQLNPQGGLERKEAPMHVSKVAIVDPKDGKATRVRFETSEDGKKVRVASRSGEKIDG from the coding sequence ATGTCGGCCGCGAAGATCCGCAAGGGTGATAAGGTCGTGGTCCTGTCGGGCCGCGACAAGGGCAAGACCGGCGATGTGCTGATGTCGATGCCGAAGGACGGCAAGGTCGTCGTTTCGGGCGTCAACATCGCCACCCGCCACCGCAAGCCGACCCAGCTCAACCCGCAGGGCGGTCTCGAGCGCAAGGAAGCGCCGATGCACGTCTCGAAGGTCGCGATCGTCGACCCGAAGGACGGCAAGGCTACGCGCGTCCGGTTCGAGACGTCTGAGGACGGCAAGAAGGTCCGCGTCGCATCGCGGTCCGGGGAGAAGATCGATGGCTGA
- the rplN gene encoding 50S ribosomal protein L14, with protein MIQMQSNLDVADNSGAKRVQCIKVLGGSKRRTAGVGDIIVVSVKEAAPRGRVKKGDVHRAVIVRTAKDIRRPDGSVIRFDSNAAVLVNKNEEPIGTRIFGPVVRELRARKHMKIISLAPEVL; from the coding sequence ATGATCCAGATGCAGTCCAACCTGGACGTTGCGGACAACAGCGGCGCCAAGCGCGTCCAGTGCATTAAGGTACTGGGCGGGTCGAAGCGGCGCACCGCCGGCGTCGGCGACATCATCGTCGTCAGCGTCAAGGAAGCCGCCCCGCGCGGCCGCGTGAAGAAGGGCGACGTTCACCGTGCGGTGATCGTTCGTACCGCCAAGGACATCCGCCGTCCCGACGGTTCGGTAATCCGCTTCGATTCCAACGCGGCGGTGCTGGTGAACAAGAACGAAGAGCCGATCGGCACCCGTATTTTCGGGCCGGTGGTTCGTGAGCTGCGCGCGAGAAAGCATATGAAGATCATCTCGCTCGCGCCGGAGGTGCTGTGA
- the rpsQ gene encoding 30S ribosomal protein S17, which translates to MPKRVLTGTVVSDKGDKTVVVRVERRVKHPLYGKIIKLSKKYHAHDEGNAFKSGEQVRIQECAPVSKLKSWTVLDRVGAAPAAVETVETDTAEKPAKATKGKAKKAESAAAEA; encoded by the coding sequence ATGCCGAAGCGCGTCCTCACTGGCACCGTGGTGTCGGACAAGGGTGACAAGACGGTGGTGGTTCGTGTCGAACGCCGGGTGAAACACCCGTTGTACGGCAAGATCATCAAGCTGTCGAAGAAGTACCACGCCCACGACGAAGGCAATGCCTTCAAGTCGGGTGAGCAGGTTCGCATTCAAGAATGCGCTCCTGTGTCGAAGTTGAAGAGCTGGACCGTTCTTGATCGCGTCGGCGCCGCCCCTGCGGCCGTCGAGACCGTCGAGACGGATACGGCCGAGAAGCCGGCTAAGGCGACCAAGGGCAAGGCCAAAAAGGCCGAGTCCGCGGCGGCCGAAGCCTAA
- the rpmC gene encoding 50S ribosomal protein L29, with amino-acid sequence MAKKENLTVNTDDQLATQLSDLKREQFNLRFQSATNQLEKPSRVREVRRTIARIKTLQSARSRDAAKA; translated from the coding sequence ATGGCCAAGAAGGAAAACCTGACGGTCAACACCGACGACCAGCTGGCCACCCAGCTGTCGGACCTGAAGCGCGAGCAGTTCAACCTGCGCTTCCAGTCCGCCACCAACCAGCTCGAGAAGCCGAGCCGGGTACGCGAAGTTCGCCGTACCATTGCCCGGATCAAGACGCTGCAATCCGCTCGCTCGCGCGATGCGGCCAAGGCGTAA
- the rplP gene encoding 50S ribosomal protein L16, with translation MLQPKRTKFRKAFKGRIHGNAKGGTELNFGAFGLKAMEPERITARQIEAARRAITRHIRRQGRLWIRIFPDVPVSSKPAEVRMGSGKGSPEFWVARVKPGRILFELDGVPGPLAKTAFERAAEKLPIKVKVVARLGEKLVEED, from the coding sequence ATGCTGCAACCGAAACGCACCAAGTTCCGTAAGGCCTTCAAGGGCCGGATTCACGGCAACGCCAAGGGTGGCACCGAACTCAACTTCGGCGCCTTCGGGCTCAAGGCCATGGAACCGGAGCGGATTACCGCGCGCCAGATCGAAGCGGCTCGCCGCGCGATCACCCGCCATATCCGCCGCCAGGGCCGTTTGTGGATTCGTATCTTCCCGGACGTGCCCGTGTCGTCGAAGCCCGCCGAAGTCCGCATGGGCTCGGGCAAGGGGTCGCCGGAATTCTGGGTCGCCCGCGTGAAGCCGGGTCGTATTCTGTTCGAGCTGGACGGCGTTCCCGGCCCGCTCGCCAAGACCGCCTTTGAGCGCGCCGCCGAAAAGCTGCCGATCAAGGTCAAGGTCGTCGCCCGCCTGGGTGAAAAGCTGGTTGAGGAAGATTAA
- the rpsC gene encoding 30S ribosomal protein S3, with amino-acid sequence MGQKSSPVGLRLQINRTWDSRWFAEGQDYGRLLLEDLKIRQFIFKTLPQAAISKVVIERPAKLCRVSIYAARPGVIIGKKGSDIEKLKKQLSKMTGSEVSLNIVEIRKPEIDARLVAQGVADQLERRIAFRRAMKRAVQSALRLGAEGIRITCAGRLGGAEIARTEWYREGRVPLHTLRGNVDYAEAQAHTAYGVCGVKVWVFKGEILGHDPLAQDRLMMEAQTSGVRPARDDRR; translated from the coding sequence ATGGGTCAGAAATCGTCCCCCGTCGGCCTGCGTCTCCAGATCAACCGGACCTGGGACAGCCGTTGGTTCGCTGAAGGCCAGGATTATGGCCGGCTGCTGCTGGAGGATCTGAAGATCCGCCAGTTCATCTTCAAGACGCTGCCCCAGGCGGCGATCTCGAAGGTGGTCATCGAGCGCCCGGCCAAGCTGTGCCGCGTGTCGATTTATGCCGCCCGCCCGGGCGTCATCATCGGCAAGAAGGGCTCGGACATCGAGAAGCTGAAGAAGCAGCTGTCGAAGATGACCGGTTCGGAAGTCAGCCTGAACATCGTCGAAATCCGCAAGCCGGAAATCGACGCGCGCCTCGTTGCGCAGGGCGTTGCCGACCAGCTGGAGCGCCGTATTGCGTTCCGCCGGGCCATGAAGCGCGCTGTCCAGTCGGCCCTGCGCCTCGGCGCCGAAGGCATCAGGATAACCTGCGCTGGCCGTCTCGGCGGCGCCGAGATCGCCCGGACCGAATGGTATCGCGAAGGCCGCGTTCCACTGCACACGCTGCGCGGCAATGTCGATTATGCCGAAGCGCAGGCGCACACCGCTTACGGTGTCTGCGGAGTCAAGGTGTGGGTCTTCAAGGGTGAGATCCTGGGTCATGACCCGCTCGCCCAGGACCGGCTGATGATGGAAGCCCAGACGTCGGGCGTTCGCCCCGCGCGTGATGACCGTCGATAA
- the rplV gene encoding 50S ribosomal protein L22: MSKPKSPRKVGDKEALATGTMIRGSARKLNLVAGLIRGRKVEEALNILKFSPKAMSEDVYKVLASAVANAENNHNLDVDTLVVSEASVGKSITMKRFATRARGRSTRIEKPFSRLRVVVREQEEA, translated from the coding sequence ATGTCCAAGCCCAAGTCTCCCCGCAAGGTCGGCGACAAGGAAGCGCTGGCGACCGGGACCATGATCCGTGGTTCCGCCCGCAAGCTCAACCTGGTGGCTGGCCTCATCCGCGGCCGCAAGGTCGAGGAAGCGCTGAACATCCTGAAGTTCTCGCCCAAGGCGATGAGCGAAGATGTCTACAAGGTGCTCGCCTCGGCGGTCGCCAATGCTGAGAACAACCACAACCTCGACGTCGACACGCTTGTCGTCAGCGAGGCGTCGGTTGGCAAGTCGATCACCATGAAGCGTTTCGCCACGCGCGCCCGCGGCCGGTCCACCCGGATCGAAAAGCCGTTCAGCCGTCTGCGTGTCGTCGTGCGTGAGCAGGAAGAAGCCTAA
- the rpsS gene encoding 30S ribosomal protein S19, translating to MARSVWKGPFVELSLLKKAEEAQEKGGRAPIKTWSRRSTILPQFVGLTFNVYNGRKFVPVSVNEDMVGMKLGEFAPTRFFPGHAADKKGKR from the coding sequence ATGGCTCGTTCCGTTTGGAAAGGTCCGTTCGTCGAGCTGTCGCTCCTGAAGAAGGCCGAAGAGGCTCAGGAGAAGGGTGGCCGTGCGCCGATCAAGACCTGGTCGCGCCGCTCGACCATTCTGCCGCAGTTCGTTGGCCTGACCTTCAATGTCTACAACGGCCGCAAGTTCGTGCCGGTGTCGGTCAATGAGGACATGGTTGGAATGAAGCTGGGCGAGTTCGCTCCGACCCGCTTCTTCCCCGGCCACGCCGCCGACAAGAAGGGTAAGCGCTAA